In a single window of the Methanolobus psychrophilus R15 genome:
- a CDS encoding putative nitrogen regulatory protein P-II produces MKKVVAIIRPEKLNDVKAALEEKGYFAMTVHEVKGRGAQRGICLQYRGKQIKVDMIPKVEIEMVIGDEDVHPVIDTIKLNARTGKFGDGKIFVSPVEMIVGIRTDDEIIS; encoded by the coding sequence ATGAAGAAAGTAGTAGCTATAATAAGGCCTGAGAAGCTCAATGATGTCAAGGCAGCACTGGAGGAAAAAGGATATTTTGCAATGACAGTGCATGAAGTGAAAGGCCGCGGTGCTCAGAGAGGAATCTGCCTTCAGTACAGGGGTAAACAGATAAAGGTCGACATGATCCCAAAGGTTGAGATCGAAATGGTGATTGGCGACGAGGATGTTCATCCGGTCATAGATACGATCAAACTGAATGCACGCACAGGCAAGTTTGGTGACGGCAAAATATTCGTTTCCCCTGTGGAAATGATTGTCGGCATCAGGACAGATGACGAGATAATCTCATAG
- a CDS encoding PHP domain protein, with amino-acid sequence MDPATVVKLAHESGLRALSVTDHDTVEGLDIVEKECARRNLTFIPGIEFTSRLDLPEIELHILGYGFDRKEEAFLIMLDEAKRNADEYCEKVCLMLESHEWIIDRQALEKVSGIPTRHDIAQSVLNKGMNNYDFHNKWLAETSPHSIEMKKFPADETIKAIHKAGGIAVCAHLLRTLEMYDEMKLLPFVAGSLIDYGVDGFEVFYGNSSKEQVETMSNISRSNDLLMTGGSDFHGPGRTGRCLLGRYNVYGQGFDQRDLIRLLEKR; translated from the coding sequence ATGGATCCTGCAACGGTTGTGAAACTGGCACATGAGTCAGGACTGCGGGCACTGAGCGTCACAGACCATGATACGGTCGAGGGGCTTGACATCGTAGAAAAGGAATGTGCCAGAAGGAATCTTACCTTTATACCCGGCATTGAATTCACGAGCAGACTCGACCTTCCCGAAATCGAGCTCCATATTCTTGGCTATGGTTTTGACAGGAAGGAAGAAGCGTTTCTCATAATGCTGGATGAGGCAAAGCGCAATGCAGACGAATACTGTGAAAAGGTCTGCTTGATGCTTGAATCCCACGAATGGATCATAGACAGGCAGGCCCTTGAGAAGGTCAGCGGAATCCCAACCCGGCACGACATTGCGCAGTCTGTTTTGAACAAAGGCATGAACAACTACGATTTCCATAACAAGTGGCTTGCAGAAACCTCGCCGCATTCCATAGAGATGAAGAAATTCCCCGCGGATGAAACCATAAAGGCTATCCACAAGGCAGGAGGCATAGCTGTATGCGCGCACCTTCTCAGGACGCTGGAAATGTATGATGAGATGAAACTACTGCCCTTTGTCGCAGGGTCACTGATAGATTACGGAGTGGATGGTTTTGAGGTATTCTATGGGAACAGTTCAAAAGAGCAGGTCGAAACAATGTCCAACATATCAAGATCAAACGATCTTTTAATGACAGGCGGTTCTGATTTCCATGGGCCGGGAAGGACCGGTCGCTGTCTGCTTGGCAGGTATAACGTATACGGGCAGGGATTTGACCAGAGAGACCTGATACGGCTCCTTGAAAAGAGATGA
- a CDS encoding GMP synthase has translation MQHLEFETLGNIPGWVQSKGHVLSKSLPYIEAEFPDIDSFDLLVIMGGLMSVYQESEYLWLKKEKDFVKRVIEAGKAVLGICFGAQMISDVLGGTVSRNNFREIGWHGVELTSLPGNEPFQEGLPRSFTVFQWHGDTYTLPAGARRLFSSEACREQGFVYRDNVLAVQFHPEVDEQCISNLITNCGADLKDGGPYVQEEAGIRNRPEMVESSAGIMFSILDRFEYLHRDTAARVKGGLV, from the coding sequence TTGCAGCACCTTGAATTTGAGACACTGGGCAATATTCCGGGATGGGTGCAAAGCAAGGGGCATGTGCTTTCAAAGAGTCTTCCGTACATAGAAGCAGAATTCCCGGACATCGATTCTTTTGACCTGCTGGTCATTATGGGTGGCCTTATGAGCGTATATCAGGAAAGTGAGTATCTCTGGCTTAAAAAGGAAAAAGACTTTGTCAAACGTGTTATCGAGGCCGGTAAAGCTGTTCTCGGTATCTGTTTTGGTGCCCAGATGATCTCAGATGTCCTGGGTGGAACTGTTAGCAGGAACAATTTCAGGGAGATAGGATGGCACGGTGTAGAACTGACATCTCTTCCCGGGAATGAGCCTTTCCAGGAGGGCCTGCCCCGGAGTTTTACCGTTTTCCAGTGGCATGGCGACACTTACACCCTTCCGGCCGGTGCAAGGAGGCTCTTCTCATCAGAAGCCTGTAGGGAGCAGGGTTTTGTCTACAGGGATAATGTGCTTGCTGTACAGTTCCATCCTGAGGTGGATGAACAATGTATATCAAATCTGATAACAAACTGCGGTGCTGACCTGAAGGATGGAGGCCCGTATGTACAGGAAGAAGCAGGTATCCGTAACCGGCCGGAAATGGTGGAAAGCTCTGCCGGGATAATGTTCTCTATCCTTGACAGGTTTGAATACCTGCACAGGGACACCGCTGCCAGGGTCAAAGGGGGCCTGGTGTGA
- a CDS encoding GTP-binding protein gives MASYKMLVNDVIKKADILLEIVDARFPQETRNSHVENDIIRTGKPFIIVLNKCDLVSKKSLDDSKSALSSIAPTVFVSGKDRSGTTILRHKIMEIAGINNLKDGDILVGCLGYPNVGKSSVINGVTGRHRAGTSSISGYTKGVQLVNAGSNIKFIDTPGVIPFDEHDECMQGLLGIKDATHLKDTLGVALRMIEILCAENKAALESLYNITIEGQDTYGIVELIGQKSNFLKKKGEIDEMRVARKVIDDWQKGLLVA, from the coding sequence ATGGCAAGTTACAAAATGCTCGTAAACGATGTAATTAAGAAAGCAGACATCCTTCTTGAGATAGTGGATGCGCGTTTTCCACAGGAGACAAGGAACAGTCATGTGGAGAACGATATAATCCGCACGGGCAAGCCTTTCATAATAGTCCTTAACAAATGCGACCTTGTGTCAAAGAAAAGCCTTGACGATTCCAAATCCGCACTCTCATCCATTGCGCCAACAGTCTTCGTATCGGGCAAGGACAGGTCCGGCACGACTATCCTGAGGCATAAGATAATGGAGATCGCCGGAATAAACAATCTCAAGGACGGGGATATCCTGGTAGGCTGTCTTGGCTACCCCAATGTCGGCAAATCATCTGTCATTAACGGTGTGACCGGGAGGCACAGGGCCGGCACATCGTCCATATCCGGCTATACAAAAGGAGTCCAGCTTGTGAACGCAGGCTCAAACATCAAATTCATTGACACCCCCGGAGTGATACCTTTTGATGAACACGATGAATGCATGCAGGGCCTTCTGGGGATAAAGGATGCAACACACCTGAAGGACACCCTTGGTGTAGCCCTCAGGATGATCGAGATACTATGCGCTGAAAACAAAGCTGCCCTTGAATCCTTATACAACATAACTATCGAAGGACAGGACACCTATGGAATTGTCGAACTCATAGGGCAAAAGAGCAATTTCCTGAAGAAAAAGGGTGAGATAGATGAGATGCGTGTGGCCCGGAAGGTAATCGATGACTGGCAAAAAGGGCTGCTTGTAGCCTGA
- a CDS encoding nitroreductase — MMTISIDPDTCSKCGTCIEICALGLIMKGKGNMPFMPDEVGAFCTKCGNCEAFCPEGAILPEYDTRYPTLSEEATQDITAGSLGLYMRQRRSVRNYQDKIVDRETIEDIIDIVRYSPSGMNNQPVHWLIVHDPAQVRKLAHITIDWMRSIMDSGIEHPLKPIIPALIAAYDSGKDPICRGAPHVAIAYAAAANPMAYTDSLIALSWFELAAPAFGLGACWAGFLKIAASYCQEMKDELGLPEGQEVQYAMMFGYPKYKVYGIPGREPARITWK; from the coding sequence ATGATGACAATTTCTATTGACCCGGACACCTGCTCGAAATGTGGCACGTGCATCGAGATCTGCGCTCTTGGCCTGATAATGAAAGGTAAAGGCAATATGCCGTTCATGCCTGATGAGGTCGGAGCCTTCTGCACGAAATGCGGTAATTGCGAAGCCTTCTGTCCCGAAGGAGCCATTTTGCCTGAATATGATACCCGGTACCCGACACTTTCTGAAGAGGCGACGCAGGATATCACTGCCGGAAGCCTTGGACTGTACATGCGCCAGCGCAGGTCTGTACGTAACTACCAGGATAAGATAGTAGACAGGGAAACCATAGAGGACATAATAGATATCGTGCGCTATTCGCCTTCCGGGATGAACAACCAGCCCGTACACTGGCTCATTGTCCATGACCCGGCACAGGTACGTAAACTCGCGCACATTACCATCGACTGGATGCGCAGTATCATGGACAGCGGTATAGAGCACCCCCTGAAGCCAATCATTCCAGCGCTCATTGCTGCATATGATAGCGGAAAGGACCCCATCTGCCGTGGTGCCCCGCATGTTGCCATCGCATATGCGGCTGCTGCAAACCCCATGGCTTATACTGACAGCCTCATCGCCCTCTCATGGTTTGAGCTTGCCGCTCCGGCATTCGGACTGGGTGCCTGCTGGGCAGGGTTCCTCAAGATAGCCGCATCCTACTGCCAGGAAATGAAAGACGAGCTTGGCCTGCCGGAAGGACAAGAAGTGCAGTATGCCATGATGTTCGGATATCCGAAGTACAAGGTATATGGTATCCCCGGACGCGAGCCCGCAAGGATCACCTGGAAGTGA
- a CDS encoding NADPH-dependent FMN reductase has protein sequence MKVIAINGSPRKEGNTAALLKELLSGLEGEGGETELIHIGGKKVHGCTACMKCFEMKNGQCVFDDDPINGCISKMREADGIVIGSPTYFADVSTEVKALIDRAGFVSMANGGFLARKVGAAVVAVRRAGAVHAYDSINHLFGISNMFTVGSSYWNLGVGLNPGDVIDDAEGMQTMRDLASNMAWLLKKIHSE, from the coding sequence ATGAAAGTAATCGCAATTAATGGCAGCCCCCGGAAAGAGGGCAACACAGCCGCCCTCCTGAAAGAGCTTCTTTCGGGGCTTGAGGGCGAGGGCGGGGAGACAGAGCTTATACACATAGGCGGGAAGAAGGTTCACGGATGCACTGCCTGTATGAAGTGCTTTGAGATGAAGAACGGGCAATGCGTGTTCGATGATGACCCGATTAACGGGTGCATCTCAAAGATGAGGGAGGCGGACGGGATTGTTATCGGGTCGCCGACTTACTTTGCTGATGTGTCAACCGAGGTGAAGGCGCTCATCGACCGCGCGGGATTTGTATCTATGGCAAACGGGGGCTTCCTTGCGAGAAAGGTGGGGGCTGCTGTGGTGGCTGTGCGCAGGGCCGGGGCGGTGCATGCTTACGATTCCATCAACCATCTCTTCGGGATATCGAATATGTTCACCGTGGGCTCTTCTTACTGGAACCTGGGGGTGGGGCTCAATCCGGGGGATGTGATTGATGATGCGGAGGGTATGCAGACCATGAGGGATCTGGCTTCGAACATGGCATGGCTGCTGAAGAAGATTCATTCCGAATAA
- a CDS encoding transposase, mutator type — MNLYDLLEDYFVDREDAVRTLITWFLNQVMEVEALQQSGAGKYERNENRKTQRNGYKKRFFTTRHGKLELLKPQLRDVPFTTQVFERYSRTEKALENAIVESYLQGVSTRKVKHIISQLGVENVSASKVSRISQELDEKVMEFLCRPIEEEIKYLFVDATYFKIRDSTQYRNKALFIVAGVRKNGHREILGARIADGEDAMFWEDLFSDLKKRGLRGIELIISDGHKGIQKAVTSSFPGSSWQMCQVHLIRAVLKTIPKKHQKEVAEKIKKSMENPAQVTEIIKFLEERRFNKAIETMERFYFDTHNYQAFPKEHWRKIRNTNILERINKELKRRSKVIGAFPNDESLLRLAVSILIDINEEWITGNRYLSMEE, encoded by the coding sequence ATGAATTTATATGACCTGCTAGAAGATTATTTTGTCGATAGAGAAGATGCTGTAAGAACTCTTATAACCTGGTTCTTGAACCAGGTTATGGAAGTTGAGGCCTTACAGCAATCAGGTGCAGGAAAATATGAACGTAACGAGAACCGAAAAACCCAGCGTAATGGTTATAAAAAGAGATTCTTTACAACCAGGCATGGAAAGCTGGAATTGCTGAAACCTCAGTTGCGTGATGTTCCGTTTACGACACAAGTCTTTGAAAGATATTCTCGAACAGAGAAAGCATTAGAGAATGCAATCGTAGAATCATATCTTCAGGGAGTATCGACACGAAAGGTAAAGCATATTATCTCTCAACTTGGAGTTGAAAATGTTTCTGCATCAAAGGTATCCAGGATATCCCAGGAACTGGATGAAAAGGTAATGGAATTCCTATGCAGACCCATTGAAGAGGAAATCAAGTACCTGTTCGTTGATGCTACTTATTTCAAGATAAGAGATAGTACCCAGTACAGGAACAAAGCTCTGTTTATTGTTGCTGGTGTGAGGAAAAATGGACATCGGGAGATCCTGGGAGCAAGGATTGCAGATGGGGAAGATGCAATGTTCTGGGAAGATCTCTTTAGTGATCTTAAGAAAAGAGGCCTAAGAGGAATTGAGCTAATCATCTCAGATGGACATAAAGGCATCCAGAAAGCAGTAACATCTTCATTCCCAGGATCAAGCTGGCAGATGTGCCAGGTTCATTTGATCAGAGCTGTATTGAAAACCATACCTAAAAAACATCAGAAAGAAGTAGCAGAGAAGATCAAAAAGTCTATGGAAAATCCAGCACAGGTAACGGAAATAATTAAATTTCTTGAGGAAAGGAGGTTTAACAAAGCCATTGAAACAATGGAAAGATTCTACTTTGATACTCATAATTACCAAGCATTTCCAAAAGAGCATTGGAGGAAGATAAGGAATACGAATATCTTAGAAAGAATCAACAAGGAACTCAAAAGGAGAAGCAAGGTCATTGGGGCATTCCCCAATGACGAGTCGCTATTGAGACTTGCAGTCTCAATATTAATAGACATCAATGAAGAATGGATTACTGGAAACAGATATTTATCTATGGAAGAATAA
- a CDS encoding ornithine carbamoyltransferase encodes MKHLISMADLSQEEIIEILDVATDLKEKRVKGKVTDLLKNKSIGMIFEKSSTRTRVSFEVAMNDLGGHALYLNPRDMQLGRGETVGDTAKVLSRYLYCIVARVYSHDTVSELAAHSDVPVINALSDREHPCQIIADLMTIREYKNRLKGLKYAWVGDGNNVCNSAILGCTLVGIEIAVACPPGYEPDPEIVKQARRLGGKVTVTNDPAKAAKDADVLYTDVWVSMGDEDEREKRLSDLAPYQINTQLVNLARQDAIVMHCLPAHRGEEISAEVMDGPHSVVFDQAENRLHSQKALLLRMMA; translated from the coding sequence ATGAAACATCTTATCTCAATGGCTGACCTCTCGCAGGAAGAGATCATCGAAATCCTTGATGTGGCAACAGACCTGAAGGAAAAGCGTGTGAAGGGCAAGGTCACTGACCTTCTGAAGAACAAGAGTATCGGGATGATCTTCGAGAAGTCATCCACGCGCACCAGGGTGTCTTTCGAGGTTGCCATGAACGACCTCGGGGGCCATGCGCTCTACCTGAACCCGAGGGATATGCAGCTTGGCCGCGGAGAGACTGTGGGCGATACCGCCAAAGTGCTCTCGCGCTATCTCTACTGTATTGTCGCAAGGGTGTACAGCCACGATACTGTTAGTGAGCTTGCGGCACACTCCGATGTGCCCGTCATCAACGCACTCTCTGACCGGGAGCATCCCTGCCAGATAATCGCAGACCTGATGACCATCCGCGAGTACAAGAACCGGCTCAAGGGCTTGAAATATGCCTGGGTCGGCGACGGTAACAATGTGTGCAATTCCGCCATCCTTGGATGTACGCTGGTGGGAATAGAAATCGCGGTTGCCTGCCCGCCCGGATATGAACCCGACCCGGAGATAGTGAAACAGGCCAGACGGCTTGGTGGCAAAGTGACGGTCACCAACGACCCCGCAAAGGCTGCAAAGGATGCCGATGTCCTCTATACCGACGTATGGGTGTCCATGGGAGATGAGGACGAGCGCGAGAAGCGCCTCAGTGACCTCGCCCCCTACCAGATAAACACGCAGCTTGTCAATCTTGCAAGACAAGATGCCATCGTGATGCACTGCCTCCCCGCACACCGCGGCGAGGAGATCTCCGCTGAGGTCATGGACGGCCCTCACTCCGTAGTCTTCGACCAGGCCGAGAACCGTCTGCACTCACAGAAAGCCCTCCTGCTGAGAATGATGGCCTGA
- a CDS encoding phosphoribosylamine--glycine ligase, whose translation MNILVVGGGGREHAITAALARSRKDPSLFAVMSKKNPGIAELCEDFLLAKETDVEKVVEFAVRKNIEIAVIGPEAPLSVGLADALEDAGISVAAPKKAVAQIEFNKGWARNFMKDNGIAGCPRFEVFTERGPMDSFIGELGDVAVKPAGLTGGKGVKVMGDQLPDLDAAKEYAASLLATGSVVVEENLKGEEFTLQAFVDGEHLAFMPTVQDHKRAFEGDLGPNTGGMGSYNDAGEILPFLVEEDVSQAKKIMLDTIRALRSVTGVGYRGALYGQFMITRAGPKVIEFNARFGDPEAMNVLSLLETDYTDVLSAIVTGTLDKLDVKFSRKATVCKYAVPAGYPDAPTSDRKVTVGNIGDALLFYSSVYESDGKVYTTGSRAVAVVGVADTIAEAEKIAQHALDNLKGDLHSRRDIGTAGLIQRRIDHMRTIRNMQ comes from the coding sequence ATGAACATTCTAGTAGTAGGTGGTGGCGGAAGGGAGCACGCTATCACGGCAGCACTGGCGAGGAGCAGGAAAGACCCTTCTCTATTTGCGGTAATGTCAAAGAAGAATCCGGGAATCGCAGAACTATGTGAGGATTTCCTTCTTGCCAAGGAAACAGATGTTGAGAAGGTAGTCGAGTTCGCAGTCAGGAAGAATATCGAAATAGCAGTCATAGGGCCCGAGGCTCCGCTTTCCGTAGGCCTTGCCGATGCCCTGGAGGACGCCGGTATCAGTGTTGCCGCCCCTAAAAAAGCAGTGGCACAAATAGAGTTCAATAAGGGCTGGGCTCGCAATTTCATGAAGGATAATGGAATAGCAGGCTGCCCGAGATTTGAAGTGTTCACGGAGAGAGGGCCCATGGATTCTTTCATTGGCGAGCTTGGCGATGTTGCTGTCAAGCCTGCCGGCCTTACAGGTGGCAAAGGCGTAAAAGTAATGGGCGACCAGTTGCCTGACCTGGATGCTGCTAAGGAATATGCAGCAAGCCTGCTTGCAACCGGCAGCGTGGTCGTGGAGGAGAATCTTAAGGGCGAGGAATTCACCCTGCAGGCTTTCGTGGATGGCGAGCACCTGGCTTTCATGCCGACGGTGCAGGATCACAAGCGTGCCTTTGAGGGCGACCTTGGACCCAACACCGGAGGTATGGGCTCTTACAATGATGCGGGAGAGATCCTGCCATTCCTTGTGGAGGAAGACGTAAGCCAGGCAAAGAAGATTATGCTGGATACTATCAGGGCCCTGCGCAGCGTCACAGGCGTCGGTTACAGGGGAGCCCTGTACGGCCAGTTCATGATCACCAGAGCCGGGCCCAAAGTGATAGAATTCAATGCGCGCTTTGGAGACCCTGAAGCTATGAATGTGCTGTCCCTTCTGGAGACCGACTATACGGATGTGCTGTCAGCTATTGTTACGGGTACGCTTGACAAGCTTGACGTGAAGTTCAGCAGAAAAGCGACTGTGTGCAAATACGCTGTTCCTGCAGGCTATCCAGACGCGCCGACGAGTGACAGGAAAGTCACTGTGGGAAATATCGGTGATGCCCTGCTCTTCTATTCAAGCGTCTATGAGAGTGATGGCAAGGTCTATACGACAGGATCAAGGGCTGTGGCAGTGGTGGGTGTTGCGGATACTATTGCTGAGGCTGAGAAGATCGCACAGCATGCGCTGGACAATCTTAAAGGGGACCTGCATTCCAGACGGGATATAGGCACTGCAGGGCTCATACAGAGGCGTATCGATCACATGAGGACGATACGCAATATGCAGTAA
- a CDS encoding orotate phosphoribosyltransferase, which produces MPGSEKSKQLLTDALKACGAVRFGDFTLASGKKSTYYIDIKKASTDPATLRIIAQEATKVIAGMQVDAVGGVVLGSVPLATAVSLESGLPLLLIRKDDKSYGTGGRFVGELRAGSKVLLLEDVTTSGGSVKDAIEAIRAQCGEVQNVITVVDRESGATENLASVGVKLIPLVRASDLV; this is translated from the coding sequence ATGCCAGGATCAGAGAAAAGCAAACAGTTACTTACCGATGCACTGAAAGCCTGCGGAGCTGTCAGGTTCGGGGATTTCACACTTGCCTCCGGAAAAAAGAGCACTTACTACATCGACATCAAGAAAGCAAGCACTGACCCTGCGACCCTCAGGATCATTGCGCAGGAAGCTACAAAGGTTATAGCGGGCATGCAGGTAGATGCGGTTGGCGGCGTGGTGCTTGGCAGCGTCCCCCTGGCTACTGCCGTGTCCCTGGAATCCGGACTGCCACTCTTGCTTATACGCAAAGATGACAAAAGCTATGGCACAGGCGGGCGTTTTGTGGGTGAACTCCGAGCAGGCTCAAAAGTACTGCTTCTGGAGGATGTGACCACAAGCGGTGGTTCTGTGAAGGATGCCATTGAAGCGATACGCGCACAATGTGGTGAAGTTCAAAATGTTATTACTGTGGTAGACCGTGAATCGGGAGCTACGGAGAATCTCGCTTCCGTCGGTGTGAAACTTATACCGCTTGTGAGGGCGAGCGATCTGGTCTGA
- a CDS encoding cytochrome c assembly protein, whose translation MNFGMILIWVAFLTGLGATVFSLAYHLKGRHTHSNRSKNMEMACAISATLSIVLLIAHLLRVNASYYYVYSHSSMDLAWYYRVSALWAGQEGSLLLWAWAILAILLLVQYTGQSKELADTKLMNITRMVSLAIASVFLLILVIKNPFATYTIAGTGIGINYWDPFATLVEVPYGQGMNPLLRNPWMAIHPPVLFLGYAAFTIPFASAVANLLTKDGRWTNIARDWMRIAWLFLTLGIGLGGFWAYEVLGWGAWYWSWDPVETSSLIPWITATAFLHARTRTSHGEYGFLAPLLAMASFILVVFATFVTRSGMWASVHSWQDFSTEGMVIAIFLLILLGSSTLLLARRYFEDENKA comes from the coding sequence ATGAATTTTGGGATGATCCTTATCTGGGTAGCCTTCCTCACAGGACTGGGAGCCACAGTATTTTCACTTGCCTATCACTTGAAAGGACGGCACACCCACAGCAACCGCTCCAAAAATATGGAGATGGCGTGTGCGATATCGGCCACACTATCCATAGTGCTGCTCATTGCACACCTTTTGAGAGTCAATGCATCCTACTATTATGTTTACAGCCACTCCAGCATGGACCTTGCATGGTATTACAGGGTCTCGGCTCTCTGGGCAGGCCAGGAAGGCTCGCTACTGCTCTGGGCATGGGCAATACTTGCAATACTACTACTTGTGCAGTACACCGGACAGAGTAAAGAACTCGCAGATACGAAACTGATGAACATCACCCGAATGGTGTCTCTTGCCATCGCATCGGTCTTCCTGCTGATACTGGTCATCAAGAACCCCTTTGCCACCTACACCATTGCAGGCACAGGCATCGGAATCAATTACTGGGACCCTTTTGCAACTCTGGTAGAAGTACCCTACGGGCAGGGCATGAACCCTCTGCTGCGCAACCCCTGGATGGCCATACACCCGCCGGTGCTGTTCCTGGGATACGCGGCTTTCACGATACCCTTTGCATCAGCCGTTGCCAACCTCCTTACAAAAGATGGCAGATGGACAAACATCGCAAGGGACTGGATGCGTATAGCATGGCTCTTCCTTACCCTTGGCATCGGACTCGGAGGTTTCTGGGCGTACGAAGTGCTTGGATGGGGAGCTTGGTACTGGTCATGGGACCCGGTGGAAACATCATCACTCATCCCATGGATAACAGCCACTGCGTTCCTGCACGCCAGGACACGCACATCCCACGGAGAATATGGTTTCCTTGCGCCCCTGCTTGCGATGGCATCATTCATACTTGTGGTATTTGCCACCTTTGTGACCCGCAGCGGCATGTGGGCCTCGGTCCATTCATGGCAGGATTTCAGTACAGAAGGAATGGTAATAGCAATATTCCTCTTGATCCTGCTGGGAAGCAGCACGTTATTGCTGGCAAGGCGTTACTTTGAGGATGAGAATAAGGCTTAA
- a CDS encoding exodeoxyribonuclease VII small subunit, with amino-acid sequence MSKGIGESAGKKKVAGNQNVVDADKRKQAANMDNEACEDETSFEESLDELEALVDRLERGQLLLDESLELFERGMKLARICNRKLSKAERKIELLIEENGNLKTVSFMEE; translated from the coding sequence ATGAGTAAAGGTATTGGCGAGAGTGCCGGGAAGAAGAAAGTTGCGGGGAATCAAAACGTGGTTGATGCTGATAAGAGAAAGCAAGCTGCTAATATGGATAATGAAGCCTGCGAAGATGAAACAAGCTTCGAGGAATCCCTGGATGAGCTTGAAGCCCTGGTGGACAGGCTCGAAAGAGGCCAGCTGCTTCTGGACGAAAGCCTGGAACTGTTTGAAAGAGGCATGAAACTTGCCCGCATATGCAACAGGAAACTATCAAAAGCAGAAAGGAAGATAGAGTTGCTCATTGAAGAGAATGGAAACCTGAAGACCGTGAGCTTCATGGAAGAATAG
- a CDS encoding exodeoxyribonuclease VII large subunit, translating into MGIYTVSQLNDHIKQLLCQDPLLNQVWVRGEISNLTKHSSGHYYFTLKDKGSQISCVSFRSTNRSLKFEPESSMKVLIFGSLDVYTIRGQYQLHILDMRPDGIGELYKAYEQLRAKLEAEGLFDRSRKRPIPRFPQRIGVATSPTGAAIHDILHVLGRRYPVDVLLAPAIVQGEMSAPSIVKALEHLNRADVDVIIVGRGGGSLEDLWSFNEEIVARAIFESRVPVISAVGHETDYTIADFTADLRAPTPSAAAELAVPDSSDLKRHVGSLSVRMGKAAIHYMSELSDRLDHFSGRIGPEKLNEFLRQNYQRVDELNIRLERHAGRVMESKRTSLSGLAGRLNAVSPLSTLERGYCIVMMADGSRPVRGVDDVNTGDDLSLKVKDGTILCSVNDVSKGST; encoded by the coding sequence ATCTATACTGTTTCACAACTGAACGACCATATCAAACAGTTACTGTGTCAGGATCCCCTGCTCAACCAGGTCTGGGTGCGCGGGGAGATATCAAACCTCACAAAACATAGTTCCGGCCATTACTATTTCACCCTGAAGGATAAAGGCAGCCAGATAAGCTGTGTCAGCTTCAGGTCGACCAACAGGTCGCTCAAGTTCGAACCGGAATCCTCCATGAAGGTCCTCATATTTGGCTCGCTGGACGTTTACACGATTCGCGGACAGTATCAGCTCCATATACTTGATATGAGGCCGGACGGTATAGGCGAATTGTACAAGGCCTACGAGCAATTGAGGGCAAAGCTGGAGGCTGAAGGGCTGTTCGACAGGTCACGCAAGAGGCCAATTCCGAGATTTCCGCAAAGGATAGGTGTTGCCACTTCTCCCACAGGTGCAGCGATCCATGATATCCTGCATGTGCTCGGGCGCAGGTATCCTGTGGATGTACTGCTGGCCCCTGCTATCGTGCAGGGGGAGATGTCCGCCCCAAGCATTGTAAAAGCCCTTGAGCACCTCAACAGGGCGGATGTCGATGTCATCATCGTAGGCAGGGGCGGCGGCTCACTGGAGGACCTCTGGTCATTCAATGAAGAAATTGTTGCAAGGGCAATATTCGAATCAAGGGTTCCTGTAATATCGGCTGTGGGGCATGAGACCGATTATACAATAGCTGATTTTACGGCAGATCTGAGGGCTCCCACGCCATCAGCCGCGGCTGAGCTGGCAGTCCCGGACAGTTCGGACCTGAAAAGGCATGTCGGCTCCCTGTCGGTACGTATGGGGAAGGCTGCAATACATTACATGTCTGAACTTTCTGACAGGCTTGATCACTTCTCCGGCAGGATTGGTCCTGAAAAGCTCAATGAATTCCTGCGCCAGAACTATCAGAGGGTGGATGAGCTGAACATCAGGCTGGAGCGCCATGCGGGAAGGGTAATGGAATCCAAGCGCACTTCCTTGAGTGGCCTGGCAGGCCGGTTGAATGCGGTAAGTCCCCTGAGCACTCTGGAACGCGGGTACTGCATTGTGATGATGGCTGACGGGAGCAGGCCCGTTCGTGGTGTGGACGATGTCAATACGGGAGACGATCTCAGCCTGAAGGTAAAGGATGGTACTATCCTGTGTAGTGTGAACGATGTGTCAAAGGGTAGTACTTAA